One Aquamicrobium sp. genomic region harbors:
- the acnA gene encoding aconitate hydratase AcnA, with protein MSNSLDSFKCRRTLTVGDAEYTYFDLREAEKNGLDGISRLPFSMKVLLENLLRNEDGRSVTKDAIAAVAGWLNDRGSAGVEIAYRPARVLMQDFTGVPAVVDLAAMRDGIAALGGDPQKINPLVPVDLVIDHSVIVDEFGTPRAFARNVELEYQRNEERYKFLKWGQQAFRNFRVVPPGTGICHQVNLEYLGQVVWIREEDGETVAYPDTCVGTDSHTTMINGLGVLGWGVGGIEAEAAMLGQPISMLLPEVIGFKLTGKLKEGVTATDLVLTVTQMLRKKGVVGKFVEFFGPGLVHMSLADRATIANMAPEYGATCGFFPVDKETLRYLTMTGRKPARVALVEKYAKTQGLFRTTRAEEPVFTDTLELDLGDVVPSLAGPKRPEHRVALENVAENFADALANEYKKTADATRRYKVEGEKYDLGHGDVAIAAITSCTNTSNPSVLIAAGLVARNAVRLGLKSKPWVKTSLAPGSQVV; from the coding sequence GTGTCCAATTCTCTCGACAGCTTCAAGTGCCGCCGCACGCTCACCGTGGGCGACGCGGAATACACCTATTTCGATCTGCGCGAGGCCGAAAAGAACGGCCTCGACGGGATTTCCCGCCTACCCTTCTCGATGAAGGTGCTGCTGGAGAACCTCCTGCGCAACGAGGACGGCCGCTCCGTCACCAAGGACGCCATCGCCGCCGTCGCCGGCTGGCTCAATGACCGCGGCTCGGCCGGCGTCGAGATCGCCTATCGCCCGGCGCGAGTCCTGATGCAGGACTTCACCGGCGTGCCGGCCGTGGTCGACCTCGCCGCCATGCGTGACGGCATCGCCGCGCTCGGCGGCGATCCGCAGAAGATCAACCCGCTGGTTCCCGTCGACCTCGTCATCGACCATTCGGTCATCGTCGACGAGTTCGGCACGCCGCGCGCCTTCGCCCGCAACGTCGAGCTGGAGTACCAGCGCAACGAGGAGCGCTACAAGTTCCTGAAGTGGGGCCAGCAGGCGTTCCGCAACTTCCGCGTCGTGCCGCCCGGCACCGGCATCTGCCATCAGGTCAACCTCGAATATCTCGGCCAGGTCGTCTGGATCAGGGAAGAGGACGGCGAGACCGTCGCCTATCCCGACACCTGCGTCGGCACCGATTCGCACACCACGATGATCAACGGCCTCGGCGTGCTGGGCTGGGGTGTCGGCGGTATCGAGGCGGAAGCGGCGATGCTTGGCCAGCCGATCTCGATGCTGCTGCCGGAAGTCATCGGCTTCAAGCTCACCGGCAAGCTGAAGGAAGGCGTCACGGCCACCGACCTCGTGCTGACCGTGACGCAGATGCTGCGCAAGAAGGGCGTCGTCGGCAAGTTCGTCGAGTTCTTCGGCCCCGGCCTCGTCCACATGTCGCTCGCCGACCGCGCCACCATCGCCAACATGGCGCCGGAATACGGCGCGACCTGCGGCTTCTTCCCCGTTGACAAGGAAACCCTGCGCTACCTCACCATGACCGGCCGCAAGCCGGCCCGCGTCGCACTGGTCGAGAAATATGCCAAGACCCAGGGCCTGTTCCGCACCACCCGTGCCGAAGAGCCGGTGTTCACCGACACGCTCGAACTCGACCTCGGCGATGTCGTCCCCTCGCTGGCAGGACCAAAGCGCCCCGAACACCGCGTGGCGCTGGAAAATGTCGCCGAGAACTTCGCCGATGCGCTCGCCAACGAATACAAGAAGACGGCTGACGCCACCCGCCGCTACAAGGTGGAAGGCGAGAAATACGATCTCGGCCATGGCGATGTGGCGATTGCCGCGATTACCTCCTGCACCAACACCTCCAACCCGTCGGTGCTGATTGCCGCCGGCCTGGTGGCGCGCAATGCGGTCAGGCTCGGCCTCAAGTCGAAACCCTGGGTCAAGACCTCGCTGGCACCGGGTTCCCAGGTGGTTG
- the ccmA gene encoding heme ABC exporter ATP-binding protein CcmA: protein MRLIADDLGAERGGEPVFSGISFDLGDGEGLVVTGPNGSGKSTLLRVVAGLLPAAGGAIRLEGGGEEWPSPEAACHYLGHQNAMKTALTVEENLRFWREFCGAPHMETSEALDMVGLPQVASLPFGYLSTGQKRRIAIAKLLVAYRPVWLLDEPTAGLDAASERQFAALMRAHLDDGGIVVAATHIPLGLDGMKDLRLEGAA from the coding sequence ATGCGGCTGATCGCCGACGACCTTGGCGCCGAACGCGGCGGCGAGCCGGTGTTTTCCGGCATCTCCTTCGATCTCGGCGACGGCGAGGGCCTCGTCGTCACCGGGCCGAACGGCTCCGGCAAATCGACGCTGCTGCGCGTCGTCGCTGGGCTGCTGCCGGCCGCCGGCGGGGCGATTCGCCTCGAGGGCGGCGGCGAGGAATGGCCTAGCCCCGAGGCCGCCTGCCACTATCTCGGCCACCAGAACGCGATGAAGACGGCGCTGACCGTGGAGGAGAACCTGCGCTTCTGGCGCGAGTTCTGCGGCGCGCCGCACATGGAGACCAGCGAGGCGCTCGACATGGTCGGCCTGCCGCAGGTGGCAAGCCTGCCCTTCGGCTATCTCTCCACCGGCCAGAAGCGGCGCATCGCCATTGCAAAGCTCCTCGTCGCTTACCGCCCGGTCTGGCTGCTCGACGAGCCGACCGCCGGTCTCGACGCCGCCTCCGAGCGGCAGTTCGCGGCGCTGATGCGCGCCCATCTCGACGATGGCGGCATCGTCGTCGCCGCCACCCACATCCCGCTCGGGCTGGACGGGATGAAGGATCTGCGGCTGGAAGGGGCGGCGTGA
- the ccmB gene encoding heme exporter protein CcmB codes for MLALFVRDLRLGVRAGGGALVGVLFFLAVVAVVPFGVGPDLNLLARIGPAILWIGALLASLLGLDRLFQAEREDGSLDLMIMNDARHMLALTVATKCLAHWTASVLPLVIASPLLGLFMNMEPVGIAATTLTLLVGTPAIAFVGAVGAAVAVSLPRGGLLVSVLILPLTIPVLIFGVSAAYGAVADPNPFLPPFLILCALTMGFAVIGPLAAALALKFGLD; via the coding sequence ATGCTAGCCCTCTTCGTCCGAGACCTTCGCCTCGGCGTGCGCGCCGGCGGCGGCGCGCTGGTCGGCGTGCTGTTCTTCCTCGCCGTCGTCGCCGTGGTGCCGTTCGGCGTCGGGCCGGACCTGAACCTCCTCGCCCGCATCGGCCCGGCCATATTGTGGATCGGCGCGCTGCTCGCCTCGCTGCTCGGCCTCGACCGGCTGTTCCAGGCCGAGCGCGAGGACGGCTCGCTCGACCTGATGATCATGAACGACGCACGCCACATGCTGGCGCTGACGGTGGCGACAAAATGCCTCGCCCACTGGACGGCGAGCGTGCTGCCGCTGGTGATCGCCTCGCCGCTGCTCGGCCTCTTCATGAACATGGAGCCGGTCGGCATCGCCGCGACGACGCTGACGCTCCTCGTCGGCACCCCGGCCATCGCCTTCGTCGGCGCTGTCGGCGCCGCGGTCGCCGTGTCGCTGCCGCGCGGCGGGCTGCTGGTCTCGGTGCTGATCCTGCCGCTCACCATCCCCGTGCTGATCTTCGGCGTCTCGGCCGCCTATGGCGCGGTCGCCGATCCCAACCCGTTCCTGCCGCCCTTCCTCATCCTCTGCGCGCTGACCATGGGCTTCGCCGTCATCGGCCCGCTCGCCGCGGCGCTGGCGCTGAAATTCGGCCTCGATTGA
- a CDS encoding heme ABC transporter permease encodes MSDTAAARPARWTDLANPTRFIALADRLVPWLAALAALVIAAGLWLAFTAPEDYQQGMTVRIMYIHVPFAWLAMMCYSIMAVSSLGTLVWRHPLADVSVKAAAPIGAVFTLLSLVTGSIWGKPMWGTWWVWDARLTSVFVLFLMYLGLIALTRALDDPARSARAAAIVTLVGFVNIPIIKFSVDWWNTLHQPASVLRLDGPTIHPTMLWPLLTCAVGFTLLFVTLHLMAMRTEILRRRVSAMRRMAARAADAKEKGR; translated from the coding sequence ATGAGCGACACCGCAGCCGCACGCCCCGCACGCTGGACGGACCTCGCCAATCCGACGCGCTTCATCGCGCTGGCCGACAGGCTGGTGCCGTGGCTCGCCGCGCTGGCGGCGCTGGTCATCGCCGCGGGCCTGTGGCTCGCCTTCACCGCGCCGGAAGACTACCAGCAGGGCATGACCGTGCGCATCATGTACATCCACGTGCCCTTCGCGTGGCTGGCCATGATGTGCTACTCGATCATGGCGGTCTCGTCGCTGGGCACGCTGGTCTGGCGCCATCCGCTCGCCGACGTCTCGGTCAAGGCGGCCGCGCCCATCGGCGCCGTCTTCACCCTGCTGTCGCTCGTCACCGGCTCGATCTGGGGCAAGCCGATGTGGGGGACGTGGTGGGTGTGGGACGCGCGCCTCACCTCGGTCTTCGTGCTGTTCCTGATGTATCTCGGCCTGATCGCGCTGACCCGCGCGCTCGACGATCCGGCAAGGAGCGCGAGGGCCGCGGCCATCGTCACGCTCGTCGGCTTCGTCAACATCCCGATTATAAAATTCTCGGTCGACTGGTGGAACACGCTGCACCAGCCCGCCTCGGTCCTCCGGCTCGACGGGCCGACCATCCACCCGACCATGCTGTGGCCGCTCTTGACCTGCGCCGTCGGCTTCACGCTGCTGTTCGTGACCCTGCACCTGATGGCGATGCGCACGGAGATCCTGCGCCGCCGCGTCTCGGCGATGCGGCGCATGGCCGCCCGCGCCGCCGACGCGAAGGAGAAGGGCCGATGA
- the ccmD gene encoding heme exporter protein CcmD, which yields MSAHALYVAAAYGVSALVLAGLALWILADQRARRREMAALEAAGVRRRSDAGGAKP from the coding sequence ATGAGCGCGCACGCCCTCTACGTTGCCGCTGCCTATGGCGTCTCGGCGCTGGTGCTGGCCGGCCTCGCCCTGTGGATCCTCGCCGACCAGCGGGCGCGCCGGCGCGAGATGGCGGCACTGGAAGCTGCCGGCGTGCGCCGCCGCTCCGACGCCGGCGGGGCGAAGCCGTGA
- a CDS encoding DsbE family thiol:disulfide interchange protein has product MSAQEKGEATPEPRRWLAILPLLVFMALAGVFLAQLLSGRDTSTVPSALIGQPAPNTPLPALEGVDLPAFDPAALAGKVTLVNVWASWCVPCRQEHPVLMELARDGRVDIVGFNYKDRPENARRFLSELGNPYSALGVDQSGRAAIDWGVYGIPETFLVGKDGTIAWKHVGPFDPQNVGTTLMPEIEKALAAE; this is encoded by the coding sequence GTGAGCGCGCAGGAGAAGGGCGAAGCGACGCCCGAGCCGAGGCGCTGGCTGGCGATCCTGCCGCTGCTCGTCTTCATGGCGCTGGCGGGCGTCTTCCTCGCCCAGCTCCTGTCCGGCCGCGACACCTCCACCGTGCCCTCGGCACTGATCGGCCAGCCCGCGCCGAACACGCCGCTGCCGGCGCTCGAGGGCGTCGATCTGCCCGCCTTCGACCCGGCCGCGCTCGCCGGCAAGGTCACGCTGGTCAATGTCTGGGCCTCGTGGTGCGTGCCGTGCCGGCAGGAACACCCGGTGCTGATGGAGCTGGCCAGGGACGGCCGCGTCGATATCGTCGGCTTCAACTACAAGGATAGACCTGAGAACGCGCGCCGCTTCCTGTCCGAGCTCGGCAATCCCTACAGCGCGCTCGGCGTCGACCAGTCGGGCCGCGCCGCGATCGACTGGGGCGTCTACGGCATTCCCGAGACCTTCCTTGTCGGCAAGGACGGCACCATCGCCTGGAAGCATGTCGGCCCGTTCGATCCGCAGAATGTCGGAACGACGCTGATGCCCGAGATCGAGAAGGCGCTGGCCGCCGAGTAG
- a CDS encoding YbaK/EbsC family protein translates to MSLESVRTFFAENAPDIEVLVTEESSATVDLAAAAHGVEPAQIAKTICVRAGERVVLVVASGTSRLDNRKFKEAFAAKPRMLGAEEVVELTSHPVGGVCPFGLPAPLPVYCDVSLKRFEEVLPAAGATNSALRITPQRLAGLTGAEWVDVCQ, encoded by the coding sequence ATGAGCCTCGAATCCGTCCGCACCTTCTTCGCCGAAAACGCCCCCGACATCGAAGTCCTCGTCACCGAAGAAAGCTCGGCGACGGTCGATCTCGCCGCCGCCGCCCACGGGGTCGAGCCGGCGCAGATCGCCAAGACCATCTGCGTGCGCGCCGGCGAGCGCGTGGTGCTGGTCGTCGCCTCGGGCACGTCGCGGCTCGACAACCGCAAGTTCAAGGAGGCGTTCGCGGCCAAGCCGCGCATGCTGGGGGCCGAGGAGGTGGTCGAGCTGACCAGCCATCCGGTCGGCGGCGTGTGCCCGTTCGGCCTGCCCGCGCCGTTGCCGGTCTATTGCGACGTGTCGCTGAAGCGCTTCGAGGAAGTGCTGCCGGCGGCCGGCGCGACCAATTCTGCGCTCAGGATCACGCCGCAGCGGCTCGCCGGGCTGACCGGGGCGGAGTGGGTGGACGTCTGCCAGTAG
- a CDS encoding TonB-dependent receptor family protein encodes MALVEREEMAQSANLTASRALSTVPGVVVQDFFGGNDQPRIQIRGSGLQQNPVERGILMLQDGLPLNRADGSYIVGFLNPNAASALEIYRGYTANRLGANVLGGAINMISPTGSSRPGVSLSASGGSFGQFGGSASAGFQGDGYDVHLHGNLTRRDGFRTWNESSRANIGGNVGIELSDNVKTRLFFGYTDLGFDVAGPLPKSYLKADPSQVHTGPVMTLPGPVATFPGPNVIRDKPRREAEQFLIGSRTTAEFDAHLFDIVLGYTYTDDMFRFPIASGIRTTKGGDFTGVLRYAYKPDASAVLPLFESTAQYTIGSADRENYHNLSGTQGPLFGKSELDATSLSLNAGFNVPFGESFIVSPAIAYSHATRDNRDVFTGATRPTVGYNPMNPTMRVPDGTVPARDSSYERRYSGWSPSLGVSYRPDESQIVFGAVSRSFEPPTHDDLLATVNGTPNTGPGRNPQNPAATDMFNTPDLDAQTATTIEAGWRGSHGDYAWDATAYYSWVDNELLNLRDASGTSLGAINADKTTHFGVELGLTARIADQWTARLAYTYQDFRFASDMVSGPGRVIPKGNRLAGAPRHVVNAVLQYDATENWMLQGAVRWLPSKTPVDNMNTLYADPYAVVDLRTQYRVNENVSLFAEVTNVFDTAYAASTLVIDQATRPDQAAFIPGDGRGFFVGVNAKF; translated from the coding sequence GTGGCGCTGGTCGAGCGCGAGGAGATGGCGCAAAGCGCCAACTTGACCGCCTCGCGCGCGCTGTCCACCGTTCCCGGCGTCGTCGTGCAGGACTTCTTCGGCGGCAACGACCAGCCGCGCATCCAGATCCGCGGCTCGGGCCTCCAGCAGAACCCGGTCGAGCGCGGCATCCTGATGCTTCAGGACGGCCTGCCGCTCAACCGCGCCGACGGCTCCTACATCGTCGGCTTCCTCAACCCGAACGCCGCGAGCGCGCTCGAAATCTATCGCGGCTACACCGCCAACCGCCTCGGGGCCAACGTGCTCGGCGGCGCCATCAACATGATCTCGCCCACCGGCTCGAGCCGGCCGGGCGTCTCGCTCAGCGCCAGCGGCGGCTCGTTCGGCCAGTTCGGCGGCTCGGCCAGCGCCGGCTTCCAGGGCGACGGCTACGACGTCCACCTTCACGGCAACCTCACCCGCCGCGACGGCTTCCGCACGTGGAACGAATCCAGCCGCGCCAACATCGGCGGCAATGTCGGCATCGAACTCTCCGACAATGTGAAGACGCGGCTGTTCTTCGGCTACACCGATCTCGGCTTCGACGTCGCCGGGCCGCTGCCCAAGTCGTATCTGAAAGCCGATCCCTCGCAGGTCCATACCGGGCCGGTCATGACGCTGCCGGGTCCGGTCGCCACCTTCCCCGGTCCCAACGTCATACGCGACAAGCCGCGGCGCGAGGCCGAGCAGTTCCTGATCGGCTCGCGCACCACGGCCGAGTTCGACGCCCACCTGTTCGACATCGTCCTCGGCTATACCTACACCGACGACATGTTCCGCTTCCCCATCGCCTCGGGCATCCGCACCACCAAGGGCGGCGACTTCACCGGCGTGCTGCGCTACGCCTACAAGCCGGATGCGAGCGCCGTCCTGCCGCTGTTCGAGAGCACCGCGCAGTATACGATCGGCTCCGCCGACCGCGAGAACTACCACAACCTCTCCGGCACCCAGGGGCCGCTGTTCGGCAAGAGCGAGCTCGACGCCACCTCGCTGTCGCTCAACGCCGGCTTCAACGTGCCATTCGGCGAAAGCTTCATCGTCTCGCCGGCCATCGCCTATTCGCACGCCACGCGCGACAACCGGGACGTCTTCACCGGGGCCACGCGGCCGACCGTCGGCTACAACCCGATGAATCCGACGATGCGGGTCCCCGACGGCACCGTCCCGGCACGGGATTCGAGCTACGAGCGCCGCTACAGCGGCTGGTCGCCCAGCCTCGGCGTCTCCTACAGGCCGGACGAGAGCCAGATCGTCTTCGGCGCGGTCAGCCGCAGCTTCGAGCCGCCGACGCATGACGACCTGCTCGCCACCGTCAACGGAACGCCGAATACGGGACCGGGCCGCAACCCGCAGAACCCCGCCGCCACCGACATGTTCAACACGCCGGACCTTGACGCGCAGACCGCGACCACCATCGAGGCTGGCTGGCGCGGCAGCCACGGCGACTATGCCTGGGATGCGACCGCCTATTACTCATGGGTCGACAACGAGCTTCTCAACCTGCGCGACGCGTCCGGCACCTCGCTCGGCGCGATCAACGCCGACAAGACCACCCATTTCGGCGTCGAGCTCGGCCTGACGGCCCGGATCGCCGACCAGTGGACCGCGCGCCTCGCCTACACCTATCAGGACTTCCGCTTCGCCAGCGACATGGTATCCGGCCCCGGCCGCGTCATCCCCAAGGGCAACCGGCTGGCCGGCGCGCCGCGCCATGTCGTCAACGCCGTGCTGCAATACGACGCCACCGAGAACTGGATGCTGCAAGGCGCGGTGCGCTGGCTTCCCTCCAAAACTCCCGTCGACAACATGAACACGCTCTACGCCGACCCCTATGCCGTGGTCGACCTGCGCACCCAGTACCGCGTCAACGAAAATGTGTCGCTGTTCGCCGAGGTCACCAACGTCTTCGACACCGCCTATGCCGCCTCGACACTGGTCATCGACCAGGCGACGCGGCCGGATCAGGCCGCCTTCATCCCCGGCGACGGGCGCGGCTTCTTCGTCGGCGTCAACGCGAAGTTCTGA
- a CDS encoding YbaN family protein, with amino-acid sequence MRGLYLALGLVFAGLGIAGAFLPVLPTTPFLIVAAACFTRSSERLERWLLEHPRFGPTLSEWRERGAIPLKAKLLALAGTISGFLAIWLVADASPAILAYTALLIAAGLAYVFSRPS; translated from the coding sequence ATGCGCGGCCTCTACCTCGCGCTCGGGCTCGTCTTCGCCGGGCTCGGCATCGCCGGCGCGTTCCTGCCGGTGCTGCCGACGACGCCGTTCCTGATCGTCGCCGCGGCCTGCTTCACCCGTTCCTCCGAGCGGCTGGAGCGGTGGCTGCTGGAGCATCCCCGCTTCGGCCCGACGCTCTCGGAGTGGCGCGAGCGCGGCGCGATCCCGCTGAAAGCCAAGCTGCTGGCGCTCGCCGGCACCATTTCGGGCTTCCTCGCCATCTGGCTGGTCGCCGACGCCAGCCCCGCGATCCTCGCCTACACCGCGCTGCTGATCGCGGCCGGCCTCGCCTATGTCTTCTCGCGGCCGTCCTGA
- the pal gene encoding peptidoglycan-associated lipoprotein Pal, whose translation MRRIAAITRNPAAVALVAMLAVAGCASKQTPNNPADLGLGAGAGGAPGSSQDFTVNVGDRIFFDTDSSVIRADAQTTLARQAQWLGQYPNYAITVEGHADERGTREYNLALGARRAAAARDFLVARGVQSNRIRTISYGKERPVAVCDNISCWSQNRRAVTVLSGGS comes from the coding sequence ATGCGCCGAATCGCAGCAATCACCCGCAACCCCGCCGCGGTCGCTCTTGTCGCCATGCTCGCCGTCGCGGGCTGCGCCAGCAAGCAGACCCCCAATAACCCGGCCGACCTCGGCCTCGGCGCAGGTGCCGGCGGCGCGCCCGGCTCCAGCCAGGACTTCACCGTCAATGTCGGCGACCGCATCTTCTTCGACACCGACTCCTCGGTGATCCGCGCCGACGCGCAGACGACGCTGGCCCGCCAGGCGCAGTGGCTCGGCCAGTACCCGAACTACGCGATCACCGTCGAGGGCCATGCCGACGAGCGCGGCACCCGCGAGTACAACCTCGCGCTCGGCGCCCGCCGCGCCGCCGCGGCCCGCGACTTCCTCGTCGCGCGCGGCGTCCAGTCGAACCGCATCCGCACCATCTCCTACGGCAAGGAGCGCCCGGTCGCGGTCTGCGACAACATCTCGTGCTGGTCGCAGAACCGCCGTGCCGTCACCGTGCTGTCCGGCGGAAGCTGA
- the tolB gene encoding Tol-Pal system beta propeller repeat protein TolB, whose amino-acid sequence MMKTLKSLVAVAGLALGAALAAAMPARAQLVIDITQGVVEPMPIAITDFIANDAIGQEIAAVVAADLARSGLFKPIEKGAFIEKITNPDAAPRFSDWTVLNAQALVTGRVNHEADGRLRAEFRLWDTFAGQQLIGEQFFANKANWRRVAHIIADTIYERLTGEKGYFDTRVVYVEESGPKDKRVKRLAIMDQDGANNRPLTDGRAIVLTPRFSPNRQEITYMSYEGGQPQVYLLQIETGQRELVGNFPGMTFAPRFSPDGQKVIMSLLRDDGNSNIYTMDLRSRTTTRLTSSNAIDTSPSYSPDGARVVFTSDRGGRPHIYVMGADGSNPQRISFGDGTYSTPVWSPRGDLIAFTKQTGGQFQIGVMRTDGSGERILSTGYLQEGPTWAPNGRVIMFFREGSGQGGPKLHSIDLTGRNEQAIPTPHFASDPAWSPLLD is encoded by the coding sequence ATGATGAAAACGCTGAAATCCCTCGTTGCGGTGGCCGGCCTGGCGCTCGGCGCGGCGCTCGCCGCCGCCATGCCCGCCCGCGCCCAGCTGGTGATCGACATCACGCAGGGCGTGGTCGAGCCGATGCCGATCGCCATCACCGACTTCATCGCCAACGACGCCATCGGCCAGGAGATCGCCGCGGTGGTCGCGGCCGACCTCGCCCGCTCGGGGTTGTTCAAGCCGATCGAGAAGGGCGCGTTCATCGAGAAGATCACCAATCCCGACGCCGCGCCGCGCTTTTCCGACTGGACCGTCCTCAACGCGCAGGCGCTGGTGACGGGCCGCGTCAACCACGAGGCGGACGGGCGGCTGCGCGCCGAGTTCCGCCTGTGGGACACCTTCGCCGGCCAGCAGCTGATCGGCGAGCAGTTCTTCGCCAACAAGGCCAACTGGCGGCGCGTCGCCCACATCATCGCCGACACGATCTACGAGCGGCTGACCGGCGAGAAGGGCTATTTCGACACCCGCGTCGTCTATGTCGAGGAGAGCGGGCCGAAGGACAAGCGCGTCAAGCGCCTCGCCATCATGGACCAGGACGGGGCCAACAACCGGCCGCTGACCGACGGGCGCGCCATCGTGCTGACGCCGCGCTTCTCGCCGAACCGGCAGGAAATCACCTACATGTCCTACGAGGGCGGCCAGCCGCAGGTCTATCTGCTCCAGATCGAGACCGGGCAGCGCGAGCTCGTCGGCAATTTTCCCGGCATGACGTTCGCGCCGCGCTTCTCGCCCGACGGGCAGAAGGTGATCATGAGCCTGCTGCGCGACGACGGCAACTCCAACATCTACACCATGGATTTGAGAAGCCGGACCACGACGCGCCTGACCTCGTCCAACGCCATCGACACCTCGCCCTCCTATTCGCCGGACGGCGCCCGCGTCGTCTTCACCTCCGACCGCGGCGGGCGGCCGCACATCTACGTCATGGGCGCGGACGGCTCCAACCCGCAGCGCATCTCCTTCGGCGACGGCACCTATTCGACGCCGGTGTGGTCGCCGCGCGGCGACCTGATCGCCTTCACCAAGCAGACCGGCGGCCAGTTCCAGATCGGCGTGATGCGCACCGACGGCTCGGGCGAGCGCATCCTCTCGACCGGCTACCTGCAGGAGGGACCGACCTGGGCGCCGAACGGCCGCGTCATCATGTTCTTCCGCGAGGGCTCGGGGCAGGGCGGGCCGAAGCTCCACTCCATCGACCTGACGGGCAGGAACGAGCAGGCGATCCCGACGCCGCACTTCGCGTCCGACCCGGCATGGTCGCCGCTGCTCGACTGA
- a CDS encoding TonB family protein has product MKTGLTTSLALHAVALGVGLVTFSSPSPLELTNVESFPVDIVPIEEVAQSVRGDRQAPVAERPAPTPTTRPDVVENAQEAGDNTTDLATPPTPDPKPRPVETAEAPPPAPEPTPPTPEPEPAPQPERQPEPQPVPTTEVAPEPQPKQEVAPDPVPETVVAEAPRPDAPELPTSAPRPEARPQPQPPQAQAPRTPERREPERPREQRRETASSESQSQNVEDQVAALLNRERASGGGARRSNDEAALGGRQTTGAKLSQSEEDAIRRQLISCWNVPAGAIGASDLKTTIRFRLDPSGALEGQPAVEKSSGDRVFDDSTLRAVRVCNQRGFQLPADKYDAWAEVTVNFDPRDMF; this is encoded by the coding sequence ATGAAGACAGGTCTGACCACATCGCTGGCGCTGCACGCGGTCGCCCTCGGCGTGGGTCTTGTCACCTTCTCGTCGCCCAGCCCGCTCGAGCTGACGAACGTCGAATCCTTCCCCGTCGACATCGTGCCGATCGAGGAGGTCGCGCAGAGCGTGCGCGGCGACAGGCAGGCCCCGGTGGCCGAACGGCCGGCGCCGACGCCGACCACGCGCCCGGACGTGGTGGAGAACGCGCAAGAGGCCGGCGACAACACGACCGACCTCGCCACGCCGCCGACGCCGGACCCCAAGCCGCGCCCGGTCGAGACGGCCGAGGCGCCGCCGCCCGCGCCCGAGCCGACGCCGCCGACCCCCGAACCGGAGCCCGCCCCCCAACCGGAGCGCCAGCCCGAGCCGCAGCCGGTGCCGACGACCGAGGTCGCGCCCGAGCCGCAGCCTAAACAGGAGGTCGCGCCCGACCCCGTGCCGGAGACGGTCGTGGCCGAGGCGCCGCGTCCCGATGCGCCCGAACTGCCGACCAGCGCGCCGCGGCCCGAGGCGCGGCCCCAGCCGCAGCCGCCGCAGGCGCAGGCCCCGCGCACGCCGGAGCGCCGCGAGCCCGAGCGGCCGCGCGAGCAGCGCCGCGAGACGGCGTCGAGCGAGTCCCAGTCGCAGAACGTCGAGGACCAGGTGGCGGCCCTGCTCAACCGCGAGCGGGCCTCGGGCGGCGGCGCGCGGCGCTCGAACGACGAGGCCGCGCTGGGCGGGCGCCAGACGACCGGCGCGAAGCTCAGCCAGAGCGAGGAGGACGCCATCCGCCGCCAGCTCATCTCGTGCTGGAACGTGCCCGCCGGCGCGATCGGCGCGTCGGACCTCAAGACGACCATCCGCTTCAGGCTCGACCCCAGCGGCGCGCTGGAGGGGCAGCCGGCGGTGGAGAAATCGAGCGGCGACCGCGTGTTCGACGACAGCACGCTGCGCGCGGTCCGCGTCTGCAACCAGCGCGGCTTCCAGCTTCCCGCCGACAAGTACGACGCGTGGGCGGAAGTCACCGTCAATTTCGACCCGCGAGACATGTTCTGA
- the tolR gene encoding protein TolR has product MGMSIGQSGGRGGRGHRRRGRHHALVSEINVTPFVDVMLVLLIIFMVAAPLLTVGVPIDLPETRAAALNAQTQPITVSVNGQGQIFLQETEISIDEIVPRLQAIAQTGYDERIFVRADGASDYGSVMRVLGRINGAGFRNVGLVSIPEQGS; this is encoded by the coding sequence ATGGGCATGTCCATCGGGCAGTCTGGCGGGCGGGGCGGACGCGGCCACAGGCGGCGGGGCCGCCATCACGCGCTGGTCTCGGAAATCAACGTCACGCCCTTCGTCGACGTGATGCTGGTGCTGCTCATCATCTTCATGGTGGCGGCGCCGCTCCTGACGGTCGGCGTGCCGATCGACCTGCCGGAGACGCGGGCCGCCGCGCTCAACGCGCAGACGCAGCCGATCACCGTGTCCGTCAACGGGCAGGGGCAGATCTTCCTGCAGGAGACCGAGATAAGCATCGACGAGATCGTGCCGCGCCTGCAGGCCATCGCCCAGACGGGCTATGACGAGCGCATCTTCGTGCGCGCCGACGGCGCGTCGGACTATGGAAGCGTCATGCGCGTGCTCGGCCGCATCAACGGCGCGGGCTTCCGCAATGTCGGGCTGGTCTCCATTCCGGAACAGGGCAGCTAG